A segment of the Catenuloplanes nepalensis genome:
AGCAGGACGCGGAGCTGGGTGAGTACGTGCGGGAGTTGGAGGAACGCTCCCAGGACGCCGGCATTCAGCCGCTGTCCGGCGACGAGATCGCCAAGGAGTTCGAGAAGTACCTCCGCCGCCGCGGCGGCTCCACCGGCCCCACGGCAGGGTCCTGGTAAGGCTGGTTCGCGTCAGGGGCGGGTGGCCGGCGGGCCGCTCGCCCCACGCGTCACACGGCCGGTTCGACGATGCCGTGCCGGGCCATGATCGTCGCGCGGCGGCGGGCGTTAACCAGCCGGACCCGGCGCCGGACGAAGAAGACGTCGGCCAGCGTCCACACGCCCAGACCGCCGAGGGTGAACAGCATCGCGGCCGATTGAGCGGTGTCACCGAGGTAGAAGCGGTGGCCGCCGAAGAGCCCGGCGACGGCCCACAGCGCGAACGCGACACGCGCGTCCTTCGCGACCGACGCGAACTCCGCCTCCGCCCGCTGAACCCTCAGCCGTTCCCACTCCGGCAGCATCACTCACGACTCTACTTGATCGATATGTCTACCGTGAGCTCGTGTGGACCCGTGAGGCTGTTCGATTCGGAGTGGCCTACTTCAGTCTGTTCCTCACGCCGGTTCCAGCGTGTCGTGGTGGTACGGAACCGACCGCGTAGGGCATCCTAGGAACCTAGCCGCAAGAGAAGGGCAGGTCGCATGGCCCAGATCAATCCCGGCGCCGCCGAGTTTCCGCATCGGCAGATCGCCGACCAGCTGAGGGCGCAGATCCGGCGTGGTGACTGGCAGCCGGGTGAGCGCCTGCCGTCGATCCCGGGAATCGCCGAGCAGTACGGCGTGGCCAAGCAGACCGTGCAGCGGGCGATCGACCAGCTGCGCGTCGAGGGCATGCTGATCACCAAGCCGGGCTCGGGGACCTACGTCCGGGGTACGAAACGGCGACTCAACCGGCTCTCCCGCGGACGCTACGGCGGGCACCGCGGCTACCACGCGGATCTCGCGGCGCGCTACCGCCAGCAGCTGATCGAGGTGACCCGGGCGCCGGCGCCGGCCGAGGTGGCGGACGCGTTCGGGGTGAAGGACGGCGCCGACCTGATCGTCCGGCGGCACCTGGTGCGGGTGGACGACGCGCCGGTCGAGGTCGGCGCCGCGTGGTTCCGGGTGCAGGACGCGGCCGGGACCAGCCTGGAGCGGATGGAGGCGTTCGGGCGGCCGCTCTACCAGGAGGCCGAGGAGGTCATCGGGCGGCGGTACGCGTCGGCCAGCGACGTGATCAGCGCGCGGCAGCCGTCCCGCGAGGAGGCGATGATCCTGCAGATCCGGCCGGACACGCCGGTGCTGCACCTGCTGCACGTGGCGTTCGACCCCGCGCACAAGCCGATCGAGGTGTCGCAGGCGACGTGGCCGGGCCCGCAGACCACGCTGACCGAGGAGTACACGATCCCGGGACCGGCGCCGGACCCCGACCCGGATCCGGGGCTGGCGCTGGCGTAGCGCACGCCGGCCCGCGCTCCGCCACCGGCCGACAGGATCCGGAGAGCGAAAGGCCGCGCCCGTACCCGTGGGCGCGGCCTTTGATTTTGCTTTAGAGACGCACGCCGAGCAGCGCGTCGACGGTCTCGGCGACCAGGCGCGGGGCCTCGGCGTCGGTGCGGTCGCCGTTGAGTGCGGCCGCGGCCCACTCGTCCACGACGGTCAGCGCGCCGGCCGTGTCGAGGTCGTCGGTGAGCCGGGCGCGGACCGCGTCGAGCAGCGCGGTGCCGGACGGGCCGCCGGTCACCGCGACCGCGTCACGCCAGCGGGCCAGCCGCTGCTGCGCGGTCTTGAGCAGGTCGTCGGTCCACTGGCGGTCGGCGCGGTAGTGGTCGGCCAACAGCGCCAGCCGGATCGCCATCGGGTCGACGTGGTCGGCGCGCAGCCGGGAGACGAAGACCAGGTTGCCCCGGGACTTCGACATCTTCTCGCCGTTCAGGCCGATCATGCCGGCGTGCGTGTAGTGGCCGGCGAACGGCTCCACGCCGGTCAGCCGCTCCGCGTGCGCGGCGGAGCACTCGTGATGCGGGAAGATCAGGTCGTTGCCGCCGCCCTGCACGTCGATCCGGTCGCCGAGCAGGCCGAGCGCGATCACGGCGCACTCGATGTGCCAGCCGGGGCGGCCCGGGCCGAGCGCGCCGCCGTCCCAGGCCGGCTCGCCCTCGCGGATGCCGCGCCAGAGCAGCGGGTCGAGCGGGTCCTTCTTGCCCTCCCGCTGCGGGTCGCCACCGCGCTCGGCGAACAGCGGCAGCATCTCCTCGCGGGTCAGCCGGGACTCGTAGCCGAACCGGGGTGCCGCGACCGCGAGGTCGAAGTACACGTCGCCGGTGCCGTCCTCCAGCCGGTACGCCGCGCCCTCGGCCAGCAGGCCGGCGACCTTCGCGGCGATGTCCGGGATCGACTCGACCGCGCCCACGTAGTGCCGCGGCGGGATGATCCGCAGCGCCTCCATGTCCTCGCGGAACAGCGCGGTCTCGCGCATCGCGAGGACCACCCAGTCCTCGCCGTCCCGCGCGGCGCGCTCCAGCAGCGGGTCGTCGATGTCGGTGACGTTCTGCACGTAGTTCACGTCCCGGCCGGCGTCCCGCCACGCGCGGTTGACCAGGTCGAACGCGATCATCGTGGCGGCGTGCCCGAGATGGGTCGCGTCGTAGGGGGTGATGCCGCAGACATACATCGACGCGGACTCGCTGGAGGCCGTCACGGGGAAGACGCCCTGCCGGGACGCGTCGTACAAGCTCAGCGGCCGCCCGTCACCCGGCAGCCCCGGCACCTCGTGCCCGGTCCATGGATCCATGGCGCAAGCCTAACGACCGGTAACGCGGTTCGGTCCATACCACCGGGTGATCAAGCGCTCACCCGACCGGCGGAGGATCAAAAGCATGCTTTCCCGCTTCCGGCGTGGGCGCGTTCCGAGTGCTCCCGCGGGCACCGGTCGGCCGCGGGCGGCCTCCCTGCGAGTCCCGTCGTGGGCAAAGGCCTGCTCCGCACGCCAACCCCAGCCGAGCCTCCGTGCCGAGAATCGCACGGCGCTCGATAAGGCTCTAGATCGGGGGCCAGGGGACGGCGGGCCAGCCCTCGGGCGGGTCGGGGAACTTGCGGCGGGCGTTCAGGCGGGCGACGCGGCGGCGGGTCGCGTCGACCTCGGTGGTCGTCAGGTGCTCGTCGAGCGCCTCGCCGAGGTCGCCGCGCAGGCCGGACCGCAGCTCGTCCAGGGCCGCGAGGGCCCAGTCGGGCAGGCGCTTGCCGGCCCAGCCCCAGAGCACGGTGCGCAGCTTCTCCTCCGCGTGGAAGCAGATGCCGTGGTCTACGCCGTAGATCCGGTCGCCGGGGCCGAGCAGCACGTGGCCGCCCTTGCGGTCGGCGTTGTTGAGCACGGCGTCCAGCACGGCGAGCCGGGCCAGGCGCTCGTCGTCCGCGTGTGCCAGCGCGTACCGCTCGCCGTCGTCGTCCTCGGCGGACGCGACGCGGAACCAGCCGGCCGGCAGCTCCCACATCGGGATGAAGCCGACCACCTGCTCGGCGTCGTCCTGCTCGTCGATCCACAGCTGGCAGGCGCCGGGGCCGAGCGGGCCGTCGCGCAATATGGTCGGCGGGATCAGCGCGAAGCCGGGGTCACGTTCCGCCATCCAGGCCGAGACGAGGTACGCCGAGACCTCGCGGCCCGCGAGGGTGCCGTCCGGGAAGTCCCACAGCGGGCGTTCGCCGCGCACCGGCTTGTAGACGCAGCGGCGGGTGATCCCGTCGAGCGTCACGAACGCGCGCAGCGTGGTGTTGGAGGCGTCGACGAGCCGCCCCTCGAGTTCCAGTGAACCGCGGCGCAGCAGCTGCAGCGCATCCGGCTCGTCGAGCACGCGGTCGATCTCAGTGGACGTCACGCAACGGCCCGGTCAGCGGTGGTAGCCGTTGTGGCGCGGGCAGAGGTGGCCCTTCGGGTCGAGCGGCTGGCCGCACAGCGGGCACGGCGGGCGGCCGGCGGAGAGCACGCGGCGGGCCCGGTCGATGAACGCGCGGGTCGCCTCCGGGGTCAGCCGGACGCGGAGCCGGTCTAGGTCGTCGTCGGGCTCCTCGGCCTCGTCGTCGGCGTCATCGTCGTCGCCGATCAGCTCCTGCTCGCCCTCGCCGGCCGCGATCGCCTCGATGATCACGGTGGCGGTGTCCACGTCGAACGCGAGGCCGAGCGTGCCGACGCGGAACTCCTCGTCGACCGGGGTGTCGAGCGGGTCGTTGTCCGGGTCGTTCGCGGTGGCGAGCACGGGCAGGTCGACACCGAAGCGGCGGTGCGCCTCGGCGAGCAGCTCCTCGAGCTTCTCGGCGAGCAGGGACACCTGGACCTTCTCCAGCGCCACGCTGACCACACGGCCGCCGCCGCGGGCCTGGAGGAAGAACGTCCGGTCGCCCGGCGTCCCCACAGTCCCGGCGACGAACCGATCCGGCGGTTCGAACGCATGCACCTGGTGGGTCATACGGAGAACCCTATCCGCCCGAACGGTCACGCGCGTAGCGCACAGGGCCGAATGAGACCGAACCGATCGGCGGATTCCGGGCGTACGGGACACGGTGCGTGGCCATGATCACGCGGCCGTCACGGCAGCCGGCCACCGCCCGCGCCGCCGCCCACGGCCGCGTCCGACTCGGCCGGTGGGGTGGCCCGGCGGCCGCGGTGCTTCTTGGCCGGCGGCGGGACCAGCGAGGCCAGGTCGCCGCCGGTGTCGTTGGAGCGGAGCACGAACGGGCGGGTCGCGGTGTAGCGGATCGCGGTCACCGAGGCCGGATCGGCCACGATCCGCTGGAACTGGTCGAGGTGCAGGCCGAGCGCGTCCGCCGCGATCGCCTTGATCACGTCGCCATGGCTACAGGCCAGCCAGACCGCCTCCGGGCCGTGCTCCGCCGTGATCTTCTCGTCCCAGCGGCGGATCGCGGCGACGGCCCGGGACGCCATCGCGGCCATCGCCTCGCCACCGGGGAACACGGCCGCGCTCGGGTGCTGCTGGACCACCGGCCAGAGCGGGTCCTTGGCCAGCTTCTTCAGCTCCTGGCCCTCCCACGCGCCGTAGTCGCACTCGACGATGCCGTCCTCCAGCTCCGGGAGCGCCTCCGGCAGCGCGAGTTGCACCGTCTGCCGACAGCGCAGCAGCGGGCTGGAGACCACCGCGGCCAGCGGCAGCCCGGCGAGCCGCGCGCCGACCGCGGCGGCCTGGGTGCGGCCGGCGTCGTCGAGCTCGACGGGCTGACGGCCGGCGAGCGCGCCGGAGGCGTTGGCGGTGGTCCGCCCATGACGAAGGAGAAGGACGGTAGCCACAGCGCCTCACACTACCCAGCCCGGCTCGCCCGTGACGCCCCAGGCCGAAGTAGCGCCGTCCGATGTGGCACGGGTGCGAGACGCTACGCGACCCCGGCCGCTTCGTAGGCCTCGGCGACCGTGCGCAGCGTGGTGATCGAGGACTCCCGGTCCGCGGCGAACAGGTGCAGCGCCAGCGTGGTGACGCCGCTCTCGGCGTACCGCTGGATGTGGTCCTTGATCCTGTCCTTCGGGCCGATCAGGGACGTGCGGTCGATGAAGTCCTGCGGGACGGCCGCGGCCGCGTCCCGCTGCCGGCCGGTGAGGTAGAGGTCCTGCACCTCGGCGGCCTCGGCGGCGAAGCCCATCCGCGTCGCGATGCCGTTGTAGAAGTTCTGCTTCCTGCTCCCCATCCCGCCGACGTAGAGCGCGGCGTGCGGGCGGATCACGTCGGCCGCGGCCGCCACGTCGTCGCCGAGCACGGTCGGCACGGACGCGACCACGTCGAAACCCTTGAGATCCAGACCCGCGCGGGTACGACCGGCCGCGATCGACGCGAGCTGGCCCTGCACCTGGTCCGGTGCGACGAAGATGCCCAGCCAGCCGTCGGTGACCTCGCCGGCCAGTTCCAGGTTCTTCGGGCCGACCGCGGCCAGGTAGATCGGGATGTCCGCGCGCAGCGGCCGGAAGCCGAGCTTGAGCGCCTTGCCGGGCCCGTCCGGCAGCGGCAGCGTGTAGTGCTCGCCGTCGAACTCCAGGACCTCGCGGCGCAGCGCGCGGCGGACGATGCCGACGTACTCGCGGGTGCGGCCGAGCGGCTTGTCGAAGCGCACACCGTGCCAGCCCTCGGAGACCTGCGGGCCGGACACGCCGAGGCCGAGCCGGAACCGGCCGCCGGAGAACGTGTCGATCGTGGCCGCGGTCATCGCGGTCGCGGCCGGGGTGCGCGCCGGGATCTGCATGACCGCGGAGCCGACGTCGATGCGCGCGGTCTGGCCGGCGATCCAGGAGAGCATGCTGACCGAATCGGAGCCGTACGCCTCCGCCACCCAGACCACGGCGTAGCCGAGCCGGTCCGCCTCCTGGGCGAGCGCGAGGTGGTCCGCGGGCGTGCTCCACCGCGACTGGTAGCTCAGGCTGAGTCCGAGTTTCACCGCGTTCAACCCCTTTAGCCGATTTCCGATACCGACGAGTAACGTCAGAGTGCCGACGAGGATATCCGTACGGCACAGTTCTTAATAAGGTTCACCCATGCAACAGCGACCGCTCGGCCGAAGCGGGCTGGCGGTTTCGCGGCTCGCGCTCGGCACCATGACGTGGGGCCGGGACACCGACGCCGACGACGCGGCCGCGCAGTTGAAGAGCTACCTCGACGCGGGCGGAAACCTCGTCGACACCGCGGACGTCTACGGCGACGGCGACGCCGAGGCGGTGATCGGCTCTCTGCTGGGCGGTCTCGTCCCGCGCGAGGACGTGCTCATCGCCACCAAGGCCGGCGTGCGCCCGGGTAACGGCCGCCGCCGGGACTGCTCCCGCGGCCACCTGCTGCGCAGCCTGGACGCGTCGCTGCGCCGGCTCGGCACCGACTACGTCGACCTGTTCCAGGTGCACGGTTACGACCCGGCCACGCCGCTGGAGGAGACCATGTCCGCGCTCGACCACGCCGTGACCAGCGGCCGGGTGCGGTACGTGGGCCTGTCCAACTACTCCGGCTGGCAGACCGCACGCGCCGCCGTCTGGCAGGCCGCCTATCCCGGGCGCGCGCCGGTGGTCGCCACCCAGATGGAGTACTCGCTGCTGGAGCGCGGCGTGGAGCGCGAGGTGCTGCCGGCCTGCGAGGCGCTCGGCCTGGGCCTGCTGCCCTGGTCGCCGCTCGGGCGCGGCGTGCTGACCGGGAAGTACCGCAACGGGCGGCCGGCGGACTCGCGGGCGGTGTCGCCGCACTTCGCCGCGTTCGTGGAGAGCTACCTCGACCCGCGCAGCTCCAGCATCGTGGAGGCGGTGGTCACCGCGGCCGGCGGGCTCGGCGTGTCGCCGCTGGAGGTGGCGCTGGCGTGGATCCGCGACCAGCCGGGCGTGGTGGCGCCGATCCTGGGGGCGCGGACGGTGGGGCAGCTGCTCGGCGCGCTGCAGGCGGAATACCTCGAGCTGCCGGCGGAGATATCGCTGGCGCTGGATGACGTGTCCGCCATCGGCTACGCCTATCCCGAGCGCGACGACTGACGACGCGGCATGTGAGCTGAGCCTCCTCGACGACGCTCCCTGTACAGAGTGGATGATCATCGGAGCTAGGGTGAACCGTGCTGTTCCGGGTGCTTGGCGCGACCGAGCTTCCGGCACCGGTCATGGCCGCCAAGCCCCGGCTGGTCGCCCTGCTGCTGTTGACGGCCGGAAACCGCCCGGTGCCGCTCGGCACCCTGGTGGACGAGGTGTGGCCACGGAATCCGCCCACCTCGGCCGTGGCCAACATCCGCACCTATCTCTCCCGGCTGCGCGCGCTGTTCCCGGGCCGGATCACCTCCGGGACGGGGGGCTACCTCTTCGAGGTAGCGGCCGGTGAGCTCGACCTCGCCGAGTTCACCGCGCTCGTGGCCGCCGGGCGGTCGGCCGCGCCGGGCCGGCCGGAAGCGGCGCGGGAGAGTCTGGCGGCCGCGCTGCGGCTGTGGCGGGGGCAGCCGTTCGCGGGCGAGCCGGCCGGACCGGTGCTGCAGGCGCGTGCCGCCGCGGCACAGGACGACCATCTCGCGGCGGTCGAGCTGTACAGCGAGCTGCTCCTCCAGAACGGCGACCCGGCCGCGGCGCAGACCCTGCTGCGGAGGATGGTGCACGAGTACCCGCTGCGCGAACGTCTCCGCAGCCTGCTGGTGCTCGCGCTGTACCGCGGCGGTGACCCGGCCGCGGCGCTGACGGCGTACCAGGATGCACGCACGGCGCTCGCGGCGGAGCTGGGCATCGACCCCGGACCGGAACTGGCCGCCGTCCACCGGTCCGTGCTGCGGCGCGACCGCCGGCTGCTGAGCACCGGGCCCGGCGGTCCGGACGGTGTCGTCGCGCCGTTCCAGCTGCCGCCGGTGGTCGCGGACTTCGTGGGACGCGAGCCGGAGATCGCGCACCTGGCGAAGCTGCTGCGGCGGCGCGAGCCGGTGCCGGGGGCGGGGCTGACGGCCGTGCTCGGCGGCATGGCCGGCGTCGGCAAGAGCACGCTGGCGGTCCGGGTCGCGCACGAGGTGGCGGAGCTGTTCCCGGACGGCTGCCTCTATGCCGACCTGCAGCGCACGGACGGTACGGCGACGCCGCTCCCCCAGGTGCTCGGACGATTCCTGCGCGCGATGGGCGTACCCGGCGAATCCCTGCCCCATGATCAGCAGGAGCGCGCCGACCAGTTCCGGACGCTGCTCGCCGGGCGCCGGGTGCTGATCGTGGCCGACAACGCCACCGAGGCCGGCCAGGTGCGGGCGCTGATGCCGGGGCCGGGCAGCGCGCTGCTGGTGACGAGCCGGGCGTTGCTGACCGTGCCGGGCGCCCACCTGCTCCAGCTGCGGCCGCTGAGCAGGGACGCCGGGGTGGCCCTGCTGGAGCGGATCGCGGGAGGCGACGCCGTGGCGGCCGAGCCCGAGGCCGCCGCCGCCCTCGCCGAGCTGTGCGGCGGGTTGCCGCTGAGCATCCGCGCGGCCGCCATCCGCTCCGCGTCGCTGCCCGGCCCGGCGCTGGGGCAGCTCGTCGCGCGGCTGTCCGACGAGCATCAGCGCCTCGACCGGCTGTCCATCGGTGACCTCGACGTTCGCGCCAGTCTCGCGCTCAGTTACCGCCGCCTCGATCCGGCCGCGCTCGCGCTGCTGCGGGCGATGAGCCTGCTCCCGATGCGGACGTTCGCGCCGTGGCTGCCCGCGGCACTGGCCGGGATCGGCGAGCCGGAGGCCTTCGCGCTGACCGAGCGGCTGTGTGACGCGCAGGTGCTCACGCGCGCCGGTGCGGAGCGCTACGCGCTGCACGACCTGGTCCGGTTGTCGGCGGCCGAGCTGCCGGGACCGCCCGCCGGCGAGCTGGTCGCCGCGGCGGCGCGGGTGTTCCTGGCGGCCGCGCTGACGGCGAACCGGCGGTTGCCGGGCCGGCCGATGACGCTGCCCGCGCCGGCGGCGCCCGACGCGCGGGCCGGGGCGACGCCGGTGGAGTGGTTCGAGAGCGAGTTGGACGGCATCCGCGCGCTCGTGCCGCTGCTGGCCGGCACCGGGCAGCTGGATCTGGCCGCCCGGCTCGCCACCGCCACCGTCAACTTCTGTGTCCTGCGCGGGCGGATCGACGACTGGGCCGCCACCCACGACGTGATCCCGGACGACGCCGTCCTGTCCCCCGCCACCGCGGCGCTGCTGGCGTTGAGCGTGGGCAGCCTGCACCGGTTCCGCGACGACAACCGGGCGGCGCTGCCCCGGTTGCGCCGCTCCTACGAGCTGTTCCGCGCGTTGCGTGACGCGCCCGGGATGGCGGAGGCCGCGCTCGGCTGGTCCGTCGCCGCGCAGCAGCTGGGGCGGCTGGACGAGGCGCTCGCCGCCTACGACCGGGCCGCGGAGCTGCTGCCCGTGCTCGGCGGCACGCCCGCGACCGGCTACGTCCATCTCGCCTTCCGGCAGCCGATCAGCCCGTCACCCGAGGAGGAGTCCGCGGCGCTCGGCCGGGCCCTGGAGATCTTCGAGGCGACCCACGAGGCGTGGGGTGCCGCGGAGGTGCACACCTTCCTCGCGGCGGGCTACCGTGCCCGGCAGCGGGCGGCGTCCGCGGCCCGGCACGCCCGGGCCGCCGTGCTCGCCTACACCGAGCTGCGCGACGAGACGCAGCTGACCGTGGCCGAGATCGTGCTGGCCGACGCGTACCTGGAACTCGGTTCGATCGACCACGCCCGGGCCCTCGCCGCGCGGTGCCTGGCGAGGGCGACGCGGCTCGGGCACCGGTGGGGCGTCGCGTCCGCCCGGCGTACGGCCGGACGGATCGAACTGCTCGACGGCCGGCCCGCGGCGGCGGCCGAGTTGCTGACCGCCGCCGAGGCCGGCTTCCGCGAGATGGGATTCACGCGGGCCGCCGAGCTGACCCGTTCACTGCTGGAGCGGGCCTCCGGGACTCACTGAGCCGCCGCGTCGAGCACCTGCTTGTAGCGCACGCCGGAGTTCGGGTTCGGAGTCGTCGGGTAGAGGTTCGACTTCCACCCGTCCACCTCGGAGTCGTTGAAGTACGACACGAACTCGATCGAGCCGGGGTTCGCGGCCTCCTTGGCCGACAGCCAGTCGTAGACGTAGGTGAAGAACTTCGGGTTGTCGCCGCCCGAGTGGTTCGCCGAGGTGTTCTGGGAGATCACGCCGAACTCGGCCAGCGCGAACGGCAGACCCTTGGAGCGGGCGAAGTCGTACCAGAAGTTCCAGCCGTAGGTCTTGGTGAAGTGGTTGTTGGCGTTCGCGTCCGAGGTGAACGGCTCCCACCAGTCGTAGGAGTCGATGGCGATCACGTCGGCCTTGCCGTCCACGAACAGCGTGCGCGGGTCGGCGATCGTGTTGTTGTTGCTCACGCCCTCGTTCGGGTTGAACACGATCTTGAGGCCCGGCGCGGCACCGCGGATCAGGTCGACCGCGCGGGAGTACTGCGCCCGCCAGGACGCCACGTCACGGGCGTGCGAGAAGCAGCAGTTCATCTCCCAGCCGAGCCGCACGTAGCCGTCCGGGTCGACGTCCGCGATCGAGGTGGCCAGCTGCCGCCACTGGTCGTCGGTGCCGTTGTCGTTGTCGTCGGTCCACAGCGGCACCGAGAGGATGAAGTCGTCGGTCTCCGGCTCGAACGTGCTCGGCACGGTGCCGGCCCACCAGGTGTTGAGCTGGGCGTACCAGTTCCTACGGTCGGTGAACGCGACGATGTTGTCCACCGGGCGGCCGCGCCACTGCTGGAACTCCTCGGCCTCCGTGCCGCTGTGGCTGAAGTACCCGCCGTCGGACCAGGGCAGGCCCGAGCGGTTCTCGGGGGTGTCGTCGCCGGTGACCACGGCACTGTCGAAGGTGATCGCCGAGCCGCCGCCCGACGCCGGGTTGCGCCGGCTGGTCATGGTCAGCACCAGCGTGTGCGTGCCCTGCGCGAGCGCGGGCGAGTTGTACACGTCGACGGTCTCGGTGGTCGCGGTGGCGGCGTAGAAGTCCACGTCCGTCGCGGCGCCGCCGTCGATCGCCACGGTCGCGATGTTCGCCCACGGCTCCTTCATGCCGTAGAGCGTGATCTGCGAGCCGGTGAACCGGATCGTGGCGGTCGCACCGGGCGTCGAGGTCCACCGGAAGCTGTTGTCCGAGGCCACGCCGCAGTTGCCCGAGCAGGCGCCCCAGCCGGACGAGAAGGCGACCTGCCCGATCCCGGTCCCCTGCGCGGTGTCCTCGATGAGCGTCGTCGTGGGCGCCGCCGAGGCGGGCGAGGCGGCGACCGCCCCGCCGACCGCCATGACGACCGCGGCCAGACCCGCCAGCATCGTTCGTGCTCTCACCTGTTGTGCCTCCCTGGTGATGGGTAGTGACCGCAGGAGGTTAGAGCCCGCTCATACATCCGCCGTACATTCCGGGCGCGCCGGAGCTCCGGGCGGAAGAGCTTGTCGGTGGTCGGGCGGAGGGAGCATCCTGGTCGCCATGGACTACGAATACGCGCCGTTGCGGTTGCCGGCGAATGTCGACCGGATGACCGCTACGGCGCAGTTGGCGATCCAGGCCGAGTTCTCGGGCTGGGAGCTGGCCCGGGTGCGGCTGTACCGGGACGGGACGCGGCAGATCATGCTGCGTCGCCGGGTCCGGGAACAGCCGCAACCGGGCCTCTCGATCTAGATGATCTAGCGCTCCTCTTCGGGGAGCTCCAGGAACGGGTGCTCGTCGAGGCGGCCGAGAAGCCGGTCCTCCGGGCCGGGGGCGAACGGGCCGTCGCCGTCCTCCTCCTCGAACGCGTCGAGGTCCAGCGGGGCCGCGACCTCGGTCACGGTGACCAGGCCGTCGAGCGGCTCCAGCTCGGGGATGTCCAGCTCGCCGAGCGAGCCGTCGCCGCTCTGCAGCAGCTCCAGCACGGCCTCGCCGACCGAGGTGATCGGCTCGCCGAGCTCGGCGTCGTCGGTGTCCGGGCCGGCGGCGGCGCGGCGGGCGGACTCGGCGACCCGGATGAGCGCGGAGACGCTCGGCACCCGGTAGT
Coding sequences within it:
- a CDS encoding AfsR/SARP family transcriptional regulator, with amino-acid sequence MLFRVLGATELPAPVMAAKPRLVALLLLTAGNRPVPLGTLVDEVWPRNPPTSAVANIRTYLSRLRALFPGRITSGTGGYLFEVAAGELDLAEFTALVAAGRSAAPGRPEAARESLAAALRLWRGQPFAGEPAGPVLQARAAAAQDDHLAAVELYSELLLQNGDPAAAQTLLRRMVHEYPLRERLRSLLVLALYRGGDPAAALTAYQDARTALAAELGIDPGPELAAVHRSVLRRDRRLLSTGPGGPDGVVAPFQLPPVVADFVGREPEIAHLAKLLRRREPVPGAGLTAVLGGMAGVGKSTLAVRVAHEVAELFPDGCLYADLQRTDGTATPLPQVLGRFLRAMGVPGESLPHDQQERADQFRTLLAGRRVLIVADNATEAGQVRALMPGPGSALLVTSRALLTVPGAHLLQLRPLSRDAGVALLERIAGGDAVAAEPEAAAALAELCGGLPLSIRAAAIRSASLPGPALGQLVARLSDEHQRLDRLSIGDLDVRASLALSYRRLDPAALALLRAMSLLPMRTFAPWLPAALAGIGEPEAFALTERLCDAQVLTRAGAERYALHDLVRLSAAELPGPPAGELVAAAARVFLAAALTANRRLPGRPMTLPAPAAPDARAGATPVEWFESELDGIRALVPLLAGTGQLDLAARLATATVNFCVLRGRIDDWAATHDVIPDDAVLSPATAALLALSVGSLHRFRDDNRAALPRLRRSYELFRALRDAPGMAEAALGWSVAAQQLGRLDEALAAYDRAAELLPVLGGTPATGYVHLAFRQPISPSPEEESAALGRALEIFEATHEAWGAAEVHTFLAAGYRARQRAASAARHARAAVLAYTELRDETQLTVAEIVLADAYLELGSIDHARALAARCLARATRLGHRWGVASARRTAGRIELLDGRPAAAAELLTAAEAGFREMGFTRAAELTRSLLERASGTH
- a CDS encoding DUF5703 family protein, translated to MDYEYAPLRLPANVDRMTATAQLAIQAEFSGWELARVRLYRDGTRQIMLRRRVREQPQPGLSI